In Triticum aestivum cultivar Chinese Spring chromosome 5B, IWGSC CS RefSeq v2.1, whole genome shotgun sequence, the following proteins share a genomic window:
- the LOC123116310 gene encoding protein DETOXIFICATION 27-like, producing the protein MESVPLLAYRPGKKRALAREAAEESKKLWGIVGPAMFMRLVLYSFDIVSQAFAGRIGDLELAAFSIASTVVSGLTFGLLLGMASALETLAGQAFGAKQYAMLGIYLQRSWIVLLLSAVLLVPMYVFAAPLLAAMGQPAEVARLAAQLGVCMLPMHFGFALLLPINKFLQSQGKNWVMAATALASFPVHVAATWLLVVRFRFGVLGAAMALNVSWGLSLVVQLAYVLGGGCPLTWTGFSPLAFADLCGFIKLSLSSGVMVCLENSYYKVLLLLTGHLKNSQLAVDALSICMSFQGWEMMIPMAFLAGTGVRVSNELGAGNGKGARFATIVSTTNSFLIGLFFSLLALAFHDKIALVVSSSKAVIDAVDNLSVLLAISILLNGVQPVLSGVAVGSGWQALAAYINVGSYYIIGVPVGLLLSWLFNLGVLGIWAGMIGGTAVQTIILAYITVRCDWDEEASKASKHIQRWAGSK; encoded by the exons ATGGAGAGCGTTCCACTGCTGGCGTACAGGCCGGGGAAGAAGCGAGCATTGGCGAGGGAAGCGGCGGAGGAGTCCAAGAAGCTGTGGGGGATCGTCGGCCCTGCCATGTTCATGCGGCTGGTGCTCTACAGCTTTGACATCGTCAGCCAGGCCTTCGCTGGCCGCATCGGCGACCTCGAGCTCGCCGCCTTCTCCATCGCCAGCACCGTCGTCTCCGGACTTACGTTCGGCTTGCTG CTCGGAATGGCGAGTGCTCTGGAAACGCTGGCCGGCCAGGCCTTCGGCGCCAAGCAGTACGCCATGCTCGGCATCTACCTGCAGCGCTCATGGATCGTGCTCCTGCTCTCCGCCGTGCTCCTCGTCCCGATGTACGTCTTCGCGGCGCCGCTGCTGGCCGCGATGGGCCAGCCGGCCGAGGTGGCGCGCCTGGCGGCCCAGCTCGGCGTGTGCATGCTCCCGATGCACTTCGGGTTCGCCCTCCTCCTGCCCATCAACAAGTTCCTGCAGAGCCAGGGCAAGAACTGGGTCATGGCGGCCACGGCGCTGGCGTCCTTCCCCGTGCACGTCGCCGCCACCTGGCTGCTGGTGGTCCGGTTCCGGTTCGGGGTGCTCGGCGCCGCCATGGCTCTCAACGTCTCCTGGGGGCTCAGCTTGGTGGTGCAGCTCGCCTACGTCCTCGGCGGCGGGTGCCCCTTGACGTGGACAGGGTTCTCGCCATTGGCGTTCGCTGACCTCTGCGGGTTTATCAAGCTGTCCCTATCATCTGGTGTCATGGTATG CTTGGAGAATTCATACTACAAAGTACTGCTTCTGCTCACAGGACACCTGAAGAATTCTCAGCTTGCTGTGGATGCCCTTTCTATCTG CATGAGTTTTCAGGGATGGGAGATGATGATTCCTATGGCCTTCTTAGCAGGCACTGG GGTGAGAGTTTCTAATGAGCTTGGCGCGGGCAACGGAAAAGGAGCGCGGTTCGCGACGATCGTGTCGACGACGAACTCCTTTCTGATCGGCCTCTTCTTTAGCTTGCTTGCACTTGCCTTCCACGACAAGATCGCACTCGTCGTTTCATCAAGCAAAGCTGTGATCGACGCGGTGGACAACCTCTCCGTTCTGCTAGCCATCAGCATCCTCCTAAATGGCGTCCAACCTGTACTTTCAG GAGTTGCTGTCGGATCAGGGTGGCAAGCACTAGCGGCTTATATAAACGTTGGAAGCTATTACATCATTGGAGTTCCTGTTGGACTTCTGCTCAGTTGGCTCTTCAATCTGGGAGTTCTT GGGATTTGGGCAGGGATGATCGGTGGCACTGCAGTTCAGACAATAATTCTTGCGTATATTACCGTGCGATGCGATTGGGACGAGGAG GCTTCTAAAGCAAGTAAACACATCCAAAGATGGGCAGGCTCGAAATGA
- the LOC123116311 gene encoding protein DETOXIFICATION 27-like gives MERQSAPLLLERPKEREGQVQRLASEVWEESMKLWEVVGPAVFMRLVLYSLNIISQSFAGHLGDAELAAFSIASTVISGFNLGFLLGMASALETLCGQAYGAKQYAMLGVYMQRSWLVLLAFAALLSPTYIFSGQLLSALGQPADLARDAGAVSACLLPLHFMYAILLPLNKFLQCQRKNAVTAVTTAVAFPVHAAVTWLLVSYFGLGVIGAAIALNFSWALVVALQLAYAVGGGCPETWGGFSSLAFVDIWGFVKLSSASGVMLCLESWYYRVLIFVTGYMKNAELAVDALSICLSLNGLEMMIPLGFLAGTGVRVANELGAGNGHRARFATMVSTATSFLISIFFCLVALGLHGRLALIFSSSKAVIDAVDDMSVLLALTILLNGVQPVLSGVAVGSGWQALVAYVNIGSYYLIGVPLGALLGWTFRLGVHGIWAGMIGGTTVQTLILAYMTIRCDWDQEALKASNRMGLMGSSE, from the exons ATGGAGAGGCAGAGCGCGCCACTTCTCTTGGAGAGGCCGAAGGAGAGGGAAGGCCAAGTCCAAAGACTGGCCAGCGAGGTATGGGAAGAGTCCATGAAGCTGTGGGAGGTGGTCGGCCCGGCCGTGTTCATGAGGCTCGTCCTCTACAGCTTGAACATCATCAGCCAGTCCTTCGCCGGCCATCTCGGCGACGCTGAGCTCGCCGCCTTCTCCATCGCCAGCACCGTCATCTCCGGCTTCAACCTAGGCTTCTTG CTTGGCATGGCGAGCGCACTGGAGACGCTGTGCGGCCAGGCGTACGGCGCGAAGCAGTACGCAATGCTGGGCGTGTACATGCAGCGCTCGTGGCTTGTCCTCTTGGCTTTCGCGGCGCTCCTTTCCCCGACCTACATCTTCAGCGGGCAGCTGCTCAGCGCGCTCGGCCAGCCCGCCGATCTGGCCCGCGACGCCGGCGCGGTCAGCGCCTGCCTGCTCCCGCTCCACTTCATGTACGCCATCCTCCTGCCGCTCAACAAGTTCCTCCAGTGCCAGAGGAAGAACGCGGTCACCGCGGTGACCACCGCTGTGGCGTTCCCGGTGCACGCCGCGGTGACCTGGCTCCTGGTCAGCTACTTCGGGCTCGGGGTCATCGGCGCCGCCATCGCGCTCAACTTCTCATGGGCGCTCGTCGTGGCGCTGCAGCTCGCGTACGCCGTCGGCGGCGGCTGCCCGGAGACGTGGGGTGGGTTCTCGTCCTTGGCGTTCGTGGACATCTGGGGGTTCGTCAAGCTGTCCTCGGCGTCCGGAGTCATGTTGTG CTTGGAGAGTTGGTACTACAGGGTTTTGATCTTCGTCACTGGGTACATGAAGAACGCGGAGCTTGCCGTGGATGCCTTGTCTATCTG TTTGAGTTTGAATGGATTGGAGATGATGATTCCCTTGGGGTTCCTAGCAGGCACCGG GGTGCGGGTCGCCAACGAGCTCGGCGCGGGCAACGGGCACCGGGCGAGATTCGCCACGATGGTGTCGACGGCGACCTCCTTTCTGATCAGCATCTTCTTCTGCTTGGTGGCGTTGGGCCTCCacggcaggctcgccctcatctTCTCGTCAAGCAAGGCCGTGATCGACGCCGTGGACGACATGTCCGTCCTGCTGGCCCTCACCATCCTCCTCAACGGAGTCCAACCTGTCCTCTCAG GAGTTGCAGTTGGGTCAGGTTGGCAGGCGCTGGTTGCGTACGTGAACATTGGGAGCTACTACCTCATCGGTGTCCCGCTCGGCGCTCTGCTCGGATGGACCTTCCGTCTCGGAGTACAT GGAATTTGGGCGGGAATGATCGGTGGCACGACGGTTCAGACGCTGATCCTCGCTTACATGACCATACGATGCGACTGGGATCAGGAG GCCTTGAAAGCAAGTAACCGTATGGGGCTGATGGGAAGCTCCGAGTGA